The sequence below is a genomic window from Pangasianodon hypophthalmus isolate fPanHyp1 chromosome 27, fPanHyp1.pri, whole genome shotgun sequence.
AAAGCCACTGAAGTTCTCACAGCACACTAAAGCTACAGTGTTAGTGATGAACGCTACAAGGCACTAATATTAGGACAGAAGCGAGAGAAAAGGCATTTGTGAAGACACTGCTGGGATGTGATAGAGAATGTTGCTTAAGTGTTAGCAGAGATTAAATTATGCAGGAAATTTCTGTGAAGAGCCATGGCTGTTGAGGTTAGTTTGGTTTGAAGCTTTTCAACGGGTATGAAGCAGATACACAGTGTCCATGATACACAATAATACATGCACTAGGATAATCAGAATTGTCctcttcctctcactgtcctTCCTTCACTTTGCTGTCGTAAGTGCCCTGGCCCTTGTATGCAGTCACATAGCCACTGGTATCGGGGATTTCCTCTCTTCCGGCTTTGCCTTTCCCCTTTCCCGAGTCATCAAAGCGCTCCTTGTGAGAGCCGGTGTATTTAGTGCTGTCTGTCAAACGGTCCACGGCTCCCGCCTTCGCCACTTTctagacacacagacatagaGAGTGAAAAGAGACCATATTGATGGTTGTGTGACTATATGTGTTGGCCGGTAAGAGAAAATGTGGTCACAATTGTCAAATCCTCACCGTGATGCCAACGTTAGCAGGCTCTTTGCCTGCGATGAGGCCGTAAAGGAGCTGCTGGGCCTCTTCCTGGCTCTTCCCTTTAAAGCGCTTTGGAGCTAACTCCGCCAGTGCCTGGGTAAACTGCTCAAATGTAATCACACGTGCTGACTTggctctaaaacacacacaccactcagaTATTTGAATTCCATTTCCATTCTAATATTCCTCCCAATTTATTTCTTGCTAATTCCCGCCCACTAAATGGGAACATCGCACGACATCTAGCAACCTGGAAGGGGATATGAAATGTCATAGGGGAGCTAAACATATTTCAGGAGAACATCAAATTCCTAAATCTGTCTGCTTGACCTAAAATATGCTTGCAGTTAGCTAACGTGGCTCTGAACAACAGCAGAAACTACAGTGTTAGAGTTGCAGAGAATGGTACTTGTGTTGCTTCCTTCAAATTTGGGCAAACTCTTGctaaatatatcaatatatcagaATATAGCTTTTAAGGATTAACCCCAGTGGAAACACACTTGACTTTGCTGAAGATGATGTCCACGTCAGTGCTGGTGACTCCCTTCCCGTCGATCACCTTGCAGTCCTTGCACAGCTTGGAAAAGTTCTTCCCAGTCATCTCCTTCCCTGTGGCTTTGGTGTCTCCATGCACCGCAAATTTCTTGAATGCCGTCTCAACCTCCGCCAAAGATGCCGAGCCAGAACCTTCAGCCATTCTCCTGGAAAACAGAAGAACACAGGTATGAACAATGATGACAAGGACTTCCACAGAGAAAGATGCATAAAGAAACTAAAACTAAAGAGTTTAACAGAGAGATTGTCtacaatgtaaaaataatatagcAAAAGTAAATAATATACCAAAATAGGCCTACATGGAAAATTAATTAGGATAGAAAACGTTTATTTATAGAATGTCAATTCAACATTTCAAACTTTTCGTACTTTACTCTGTGATCTTAAAAAGATAAAGACAAGATAAAGATAAGTCTTATTACTCTCAAGGGTAAatttttaactagctagcatgtATCAATTAGAtcttaaatatgaataatttaaagAGACAGTGACAGTAGAAATAACAAACATATTGGGAATATGAACATTTCAGTCATGTTTTGGTAAATTACTGAGAAAAGATTTGgtatgactaaaattacacCACAACTGAACTTAGCATAGACTGCTAACTGAATTTCTGTAGCTTCTACTATAGTAAAAAACATTGAAATTATGATTGTACTGACAATGTAAAGGTGCAATGACAGTTGAAATGACACAAATGTATTGAAAATATCATAATTTCTCTCAGAtgtgttggcaaattactgaaaaaagaCACTGTATGGCtgaaat
It includes:
- the tppp2 gene encoding tubulin polymerization-promoting protein family member 2; the protein is MAEGSGSASLAEVETAFKKFAVHGDTKATGKEMTGKNFSKLCKDCKVIDGKGVTSTDVDIIFSKVKAKSARVITFEQFTQALAELAPKRFKGKSQEEAQQLLYGLIAGKEPANVGITKVAKAGAVDRLTDSTKYTGSHKERFDDSGKGKGKAGREEIPDTSGYVTAYKGQGTYDSKVKEGQ